A stretch of Cryptococcus neoformans var. neoformans JEC21 chromosome 10 sequence DNA encodes these proteins:
- a CDS encoding xylitol dehydrogenase, putative: protein MSTNQKSQKAVVCHGAVDLRVEERDIPEPKADEVQIKVAMTGMCGSDLHYYLHGANGTFKIREPLVLGHESCGVITAVGSNVNSGFNLKVGDRVAMEVGVYCKTCKMCRRGRYNLCANMRFASSAKTYPHLDGTLREVMTWPAELVYKLPPNLELPLAALAEPLSVVLHAYRRAHLSPGSRILVIGAGAVGLLTCALARASGCTTVVAVDIEQGKLDFAAQQSWTTNTFCLPKGPRVSGAEALEVAGKQWDALKASDAVQSVEGLEDGFDAVFECTGVESCMQMAPMAAAIGTKVLFVGMGTKVLALPCGPSLLSEVDLIGVFRYCNTYPDALALLASGKLGDVSKMASHYYSLDQAAEAFEDLKRGKDKDGRTVIKPMVGNLEMCGIKK from the exons ATGAGCACTAACCAAAAGAGCCAAAAGGCCGTCGTCTGCCACGGTGCTGTTGATTTGAGAGTC gaagagagggatatCCCCGAGCCCAAGGCGGATGAGGTGCAAATCAAGGTGGCAATGACGGGCATGTGTGGATCTGACC TCCACTACTACCTCCACGGTGCGAACGGCACTTTCAAGATTCGAGAACCCCTCGTCCTCGGTCACGAATCCTGTGGTGTCATCACCGCTGTCGGCTCTAATGTCAACTCCGGTTTCAACCTCAAAGTCGGTGACAGGGTCGCTATGGAAGTTGGTGTCTACTGCAAGACCTGTAAGATGTGCCGACGGGGCAGGTACAACCTTTGTGCGAACATGCGATTCGCAAGCTCTGCGAAGACCTACCCTCATTTGGACGGGACATTGCGAGAGGTCATGACGTGGCCTGCTGAATTGGTTTACAA GCTCCCCCCTAACCTTGAACTCCCCCTCGCTGCTCTTGCCGAACCCCTCTCCGTCGTTCTCCACGCTTACCGACGAGCTCACCTCAGTCCTGGTTCTCGAATCCTTGTCATCGGCGCTGGTGCCGTCGGTCTTCTCACCTGTGCCCTCGCCCGAGCGAGCGGATGCACCACCGTCGTTGCCGTCGACATTGAACAGGGCAAACTCGACTTTGCCGCTCAACAAAGCTGGACAACAAACACTTTCTGCTTGCCTAAAGGCCCCAGAGTTAGCGGTGCGGAGGCTTTGGAGGTTGCTGGTAAGCAGTGGGATGCTTTAAAGGCCAGTGATGCGGTGCAATCTGTGGAgggtttggaagatgggttCGATGCTGTTTTCGAATGTACTGGTGTTGAGAGCTGTATGCAGATGGCCCCTATG GCCGCTGCTATCGGCACCAAGGTCCTTTTCGTCGGTATGGGCACCAAGGTCCTCGCTCTTCCCTGTGGcccctcccttctctccgaAGTCGACCTCATCGGTGTCTTCCGATACTGCAACACCTACCCCGACGCCCTCGCTCTCCTTGCTTCCGGTAAGCTCGGTGACGTCAGCAAGATGGCGAGCCACTACTACTCTCTCGACCAGGCTGCCGAAGCGTTTGAGGATTTGAAGCGAGGTAAGGACAAGGATGGCAGGACGGTTATCAAGCCTATGGTTGGGAACTTGGAGATGTGTGGCATCAAGAAGTAA
- a CDS encoding proliferation-associated serine/threonine protein kinase, putative translates to MMSWKFGKKFKEGGFLSGKHHSSNNNSPSDTSRSTTPTPGNPHPEDAVKPPVPRSGMLKIRVTAAKGLNLPQGVSVPAPIQEALTTNPTPASRIATSPPTAIVKAAGANRDSLQRRQVWWLPYLVLEFDKNEVLVDALGGDLASPVWMYSATFDVSRISEISATVYLRTREPHAEGREKSNGEGEGEDMGNSDLCLGSIRFTPNLDSLRVTDDWVTVQGGGGSGSINVQVSFKPASGQILTIDSFELLKVIGKGSFGKVMQVRKRDTLRIYALKTIRKAHIVSRSEVTHTLAERTVLAQVNCPFIVPLKFSFQSKEKLYLVLAFINGGELFHHLQREGKFNETRSRFYSAQLLLALEHLHSFNVIYRDLKPENILLDYAGNIALCDFGLCKLNMSNSDTTNTFCGTPEYLAPELLSGHGYTKCVDWWTLGVLLYEMLTGLPPFYDENTNEMYRKILTEPLRFPDGVRSEARSLLTGLLNRDPRQRLGVNGAQDIKNHPFFAKHINFTKLWNKQIQPPFKPAVASAIDTSNFDEEFTNEVPLDSVVDDSHLSQTVQQQFEGFSWSVSPLGESVGRY, encoded by the exons ATGATGTCCTGGAAATTTGGTAAAA AAttcaaagaaggaggattCCTATCAGGCAAGCACCACAgctccaacaacaacagtcCGTCGGATACCTCTCGCTCCACCACTCCTACCCCTGGCAACCCCCATCCTGAAGATGCAGTCAAGCCGCCTGTGCCTAGGAGTGGTATGCTCAAGATCCGTGTAACTGCCGCAAAGGGTCTTAATTTGCCTCAAGGAG TCTCTGTTCCTGCCCCAATCCAGGAAGCTCTTACCACCAACCCTACCCCTGCTTCCCGCATAGCTACGTCCCCGCCCACTGCCATCGTCAAGGCAGCTGGTGCCAATCGTGACTCTCTCCAACGTCGCCAAGTCTGGTGGCTTCCCTATCTCGTTCTTGAGTTTGACAAGAATGAAGTCCTTGTCGATGCGCTTGGCGGTGACTTGGCATCGCCAGTGTGGATGTACAGTGCGACTTTTGATGTTTCAAGGATAAGCGAGATTAGCGCTACTGTGTACTTGAGGACAAGGGAACCTCATGCAGAGGGCCGAGAAAAGTCTAATGGTGAAGGTGAGGGCGAGGATATGGGAAACTCAGACTTGTGCTTGGGTAGCATCAGATTCACGCCCAACTTGGACTCTTTG AGGGTGACAGACGACTGGGTGACTGTGCAAGGCGGTGGTGGCTCAGGGTCCATCAATGTTCAAGTGTCGTTCAAGCCTGCGTCT GGACAAATTCTTACGATTGACAGCTTTGAGCTTCTCAAAGTCATTGGCAAGGGTAGTTTCGGTAAAGTCATGCAGGTCCGCAAGCGTGACACCCTCCGGATTTACGCTCTCAAAACCATCCGAAAAGCTCACATTGTCTCCCGATCCGAAGTTACCCACACCTTGGCAGAACGTACTGTCCTCGCTCAGGTTAACTGCCCTTTTATTGTGCCTTTAAAGTTCTCTTTCCAGTCCAAGGAAAAACTGTATTTGGTCTTGGCGTTCATCAACGGAGGAGAGCTGTTCCACCACTTGCAGAGGGAGGGCAAGTTCAATGAGACTAGGTCCAGATTCTACTCGGCCCAGCTACTGTTGGCGTTGGAGCATTTGCACTCCTTCAATGTTATCTACAG AGATTTGAAGCCCGAGAACATTCTGTTGGATTACGCCGGGAACATTGCTCTTTGTGACTTTGGACTCTGTAAGCTCAACATGTCCAACTCGGACACCACAAATA CCTTCTGTGGTACACCTGAATA TCTTGCTCCTGAACTTCTTTCCGGTCACGGCTACACTAAATGCGTTGATTGGTGGACTCTTGGTGTCCTCTTGTACGAAATGCTCACTGgtcttcctcccttctaCGACGAAAACACCAACGAGATGTACCGCAAGATTCTCACCGAGCCTTTGCGCTTCCCCGATGGCGTTCGTTCTGAAGCCAGGTCTCTTCTGACCGGTTTGCTTAACCGAGATCCTCGCCAAAGACTTGGCGTCAACGGCGCCCAGGATATCAAGAACCATCCTTTCTTCGCCAAACACATCAACTTTACAAAACTCTGGAACAAGCAAATTCAACCACCTTTCAAGCCCGCTGTGGCGAGTGCTATTGACACATCCAACTTTGATGAGGAGTTCACCAATGAGGTGCCCCTCGACTCGGTCGTTGACGACTCGCACTTGTCCCAGACTGTGCAACAGCAATT CGAGGGATTCTCTTGGAGCGTTTCTCCTCTTGGCGAATCTGTTGGCCGATATTAG
- a CDS encoding expressed protein, with translation MPRSLTPSRSRSRPLSSRSRTRSPYSDRSPSPPPKGPRTPHLIRMFVTKGRHAPLADFDAGLFPTRDEFQVYAWQTSTPSELIKLLYPSFPAPYRSPQTRFHFRHVYVDASPRGLYRFKDLTSFIGRDLQSGSNDDSMDLDEDRELGRRGRKIEEKSLDDYGFVTGDFLSVSINVPEPRHPVNSLAAGALAGIAGNSSAGPAGLRDREGPRGGFGWGDRGGDRERPQRAVAPSSAPGEGSDATRWGRGVPLPPQDRTGPRGGRGGYERASLPEGRWNRGDDRNGPSGPARDRSRSPRRDRRESWSRRRD, from the exons ATGCCTCGATCCCTAACACCATCCAGAAGCAGGAGCAGGCCGCTCTCCTCACGTTCTCGTACTCGCTCGCCGTACTCAGACAGGAGCCCCTCTCCCCCACCGAAG GGACCGCGAACACCACACTTGATTAGGATGTTTGTCACCAAAGGAAGGCACGCTCCCCTGGCTGACTTTGATGCCGGCCTCTTCCCGACACGAGACGAATTCCAAGTTTACGCTTG GCAAACATCAACCCCCAGTGAACTTATAAAGCTTCTTTACCCATCATTCCCTGCTCCATACCGatctcctcaaactcgATTCCATTTCCGACACGTTTATGTTGATGCCAGCCCTCGCGGCCTGTATCGTTTCAAAGACCTTACCTCTTTCATTGGTCGCGATTTGCAAAGCGGCAGTAATGATGACTCTATGGATCTGGATGAGGATAGGGAGCTTggtagaagaggaaggaagattgaagagaaATCATTGGACGACTATGGGTTCGTTACTGGAGACTTTTTGAGCGTCAGCATTAATGTCCCAGAACCCCGACATCCTGTCAACTCACTCGCTGCTGGTGCTCTTGCAGGCATTGCTGGTAACTCTTCCGCCGGCCCAGCCGGGTTGCGCGACCGTGAGGGCCCAAGAGGAGGATTTGGCTGGGGTGATCGGGGAGGTGATCGAGAGCGACCGCAACGCGCCGTTGCGCCATCTTCCGCGCCTGGAGAAGGGTCTGATGCTACTCGATGGGGACGGGGTGTCCCTTTGCCCCCTCAAGATAGGACTGGCCCCCggggagggaggggagGATACGAGAGGGCATCGTTACCTGAAGGAAGGTGGAACCGAGGTGATGATAGAAATGGGCCCAGTGGACCGGCGAGAGATAGAAGTAGGAGTCCGAGAAGGGATCGAAGGGAGAGCtggagcagaagaagggattAA
- a CDS encoding expressed protein produces MRPTSILAGASRIPLTGKRGNKDFYKGTGQSRVPGAGHRTGAPGVHVVRGKSKYRLLDDRVRVFVGPGKDALDNTELRPYVATRDDDDQSHTTFFNPFSRASASRPNLPSFSPNVPPPAFGERVTRKDYTRFSKKYAQLSGEERQWVIMEQRRKWWAGMMQLYGKQEETGAQESERLEGEEKKSA; encoded by the exons ATGCGACCTACTTCCATTCTCGCTGGTGCTTCCCGTATTCCCTTAACCGGTAAAAGGGGTAACAAGGATTTCTACAAAG GTACTGGTCAATCAAGAGTTCCCGGAGCTGGTCATCGAACGGGTGCTCCTGGTGTTCACGTCGTTCGTGGAAAATCCAAATACAGACTGTTGGACGACCGAGTTAGGGTGTTTGTCGGACCTGGGAAGGATGCTCTGGATAACACCGAG TTGCGGCCATACGTAGCCACCCGAGACGACGACGACCAGTCACACACGACATTCTTCAACCCATTCTCCCGCGCTTCTGCTTCTCGTCCCAACttaccctccttctctcccaacGTCCCCCCTCCTGCCTTTGGAGAACGAGTTACACGGAAAGATTACACCAGGTTCTCAAAGAAGTATGCTCAGCTgagtggagaggagaggcAATGGGTGATCATGGagcagagaaggaagtggtGGGCAGGGATGATGCAGCTCTATGGAAAGCAGGAGGAAACTGGCGCGCAAGAGTCAGAGAGATtagaaggggaggagaagaagtctgCTTAG
- a CDS encoding stearoyl-CoA 9-desaturase, putative encodes MSAAVPPMTPPLEKEESELVHRRPSPVDQLDPAFTPPHTPEQNPCKSTKGKGIDPIDPTLLASDRHIPDNYVSYTIANQKYLPPITWKNLIYNIQWISFLALTVTPSLAIYGVFTTAWNTKTAIWSVIYYFITGLGITAGYHRLWAHRAYNASVPLQFALAIAGTGAVEGSIKWWCRGHRAHHRYTDTELDPYSAEKGFFWSHVGWMLVKPRGKIGVADVSDLSRNRVVKWQHRHYIPLILGMGFVLPTVVAGLGWGDWRGGFFFAGAARLCFVHHSTFCVNSLAHWLGEQPFDNKHSPRDHIITALCTIGEGYHNFHHQFPQDFRNAIKWFQYDPTKWFIWTMSQLGLASHLKRFPDNEVKKGQYTMKLRLLKEQADQLEWPKSSNDLPVISWDDFKAEAKERSLVAIHGFIHDCSSFVEDHPGGAHLIKRAIGTDATTAFFGGVYDHSNAAHNLLAMMRVGILDGGMEVEHLKRRPAESAASSVTNSPVSSASASSVDIQSLADDDFRLDQTQLNSQGPKPKAPFGQPQAQVADRWTLSVPPSEKLRIVQTVPEIRPGLLTHRSTGKLNKVTKADVGGEINEFIGEKPVAAA; translated from the exons ATGTCTGCCGCCGTTCCGCCCATGACCCCTCCTctcgagaaggaagagagtgagCTTGTTCACAGGCGACCCTCTCCTGTTGATCAACTCGATCCTGCCTTCACACCGCCTCATACTCCCGAACAGAACCCTTGCAAATCAACCA AGGGCAAGGGAATCGACCCCATCGACCCCACTCTCCTCGCTTCTGACCGACATATTCCCGATAACTACGTCTCCTACACTATCGCCAACCAAAAATACCTTCCTCCTATTACATGGAAAAACTTGATCTACAACATCCAGTGgatctccttcctcgcACTCACCGTcactccttctctcgctaTATATGGAGTGTTTACCACCGCCTGGAATACTAAGACTGCTATTTGGAG TGTTATCTACTATTTCATCACTGGTCTCGGTATTACCGCTGGTTACCACCGTCTTTGGGCTCACCGTGCCTACAATGCCAGtgttcctcttcaattCGCTCTCGCCATTGCCGGTACCGGTGCTGTTGAAGGTTCCATCAAGTGGTGGTGCCGAGGTCACCGAGCCCACCACCGTTACACCGACACCGAGCTTGACCCTTACTCCGCTGAGAAGGGCTTCTTCTGGTCTCACGTTGGATGGATGTTGGTCAAGCCCCGAGGCAAGATCGGTGTCGCCGATGTCAGTGATTTGAGCAGGAACAGGGTCGTAAAATGGCAACACAGGCATTACATTCCCTTGATCTTGGGTATGGGTTTCGTTCTCCCTACTGTTGTCGCTGGTCTTGGCTGGGGAGACTGGAGGGGtggtttcttctttgctggTGCGGCCAGGTTGTGCTTTGTCCACCAC TCTACTTTCTGTGTCAACTCTCTTGCCCATTGGCTTGGTGAGCAGCCCTTCGACAACAAGCACTCTCCTCGAGACCATATCATCACTGCTCTTTGCACCATTGGCGAGGGCTACCACAACTTCCACCATCAATTCCCTCAGGACTTCCGAAACGCTATCAAGTGGTTCCAGTATGACCCCACTAAGTGGTTCATCTGGACCATGTCTCAGCTCGGTCTTGCCTCTCACTTGAAGCGTTTCCCTGACAACGAGGTTAAGAAGGGTCAGTACACCATGAAATTGCGGCTTCTCAAGGAGCAGGCCGACCAGCTTGAATGGCCCAAGTCTAGCAACGACCTTCCTGTTATCAGTTGGGACGATTTCAAGGCTGAAGCCAAGGAACGCTCTCTTGTTGCTATCCACGGTTTCATTCACGactgttcttctttcgttgaGGACCACCCTGGTGGTGCCCACCTCATCAAGCGTGCTATCGGTACTGACGCCACTACTGCCTTCTTCGGTGGTGTCTATGACCATTCCAACGCTGCTCACAACTTGCTCGCTATGATGCGTGTCGGTATCCTTGATGGTGGTATGGAGGTTGAACATCTCAAGCGACGTCCCGCCGAGTCTGCGGCTTCCTCTGTCACCAACTCTCCTGtctcttccgcctctgccTCCTCTGTCGACATCCAGTCTCTCGCCGATGACGACTTCCGTCTCGACCAGACTCAACTCAATTCTCAGGGCCCCAAGCCTAAGGCTCCTTTCGGTCAGCCTCAGGCTCAGGTTGCTGACAGGTGGACGCTTTCTGTGCCCCCTAGTGAGAAGTTGAGGATCGTCCAGACTGTACCCGAAATCAGACCGGGATTGTTGACTCACCGATCGACCGGAAAGCTCAACAAGGTCACCAAGGCTGATGTCGGCGGTGAGATTAACGAGTTCATCGGGGAGAAGCCTGTGGCTGCGGCTTAG